One Hydrogenophaga crassostreae genomic region harbors:
- a CDS encoding enoyl-CoA hydratase/isomerase family protein, whose protein sequence is MKPWPSLSTLKLDHQTGWLTIWLHRPEVRNALSAQMVSELMETLERVAQDAGLRGVTIRGHGGVFCAGGDIKDFKATMQGQDLATVRASSLRAGELFERINSLPQVVLMLVEGPAMAGGMGMVCAGDVVAVTADASFALTEVTLGIPPAQIAPYVVNRLGLRTARRLMLTAARFGAEEALQMGMADHLAADAAGLETFEAGIKTAVTRCAPGANAVTKRILLATQRLEGESMRALAADGFAHCMLDDEGREGVAAFLEKRKPAWNTQAKPPLLD, encoded by the coding sequence CGCTGAAACTCGATCACCAGACAGGCTGGTTGACCATCTGGCTTCATCGCCCGGAGGTGCGCAATGCGCTCTCAGCCCAGATGGTGAGCGAATTGATGGAAACACTTGAACGCGTTGCGCAAGATGCGGGGTTGCGGGGCGTCACCATCCGCGGTCATGGTGGTGTCTTCTGCGCCGGTGGCGACATCAAAGACTTCAAAGCCACCATGCAAGGTCAAGACCTGGCAACGGTGCGGGCCAGCAGCTTGCGCGCGGGTGAGTTGTTCGAGCGCATCAACAGCTTGCCTCAAGTGGTGCTGATGCTGGTCGAAGGGCCTGCCATGGCGGGCGGCATGGGCATGGTTTGCGCAGGCGATGTGGTCGCTGTGACCGCCGACGCCAGCTTTGCTCTGACCGAAGTCACTCTGGGCATCCCGCCCGCTCAGATCGCCCCCTACGTGGTCAACCGGCTTGGCCTGCGCACAGCTCGCCGGCTGATGCTGACCGCCGCGCGCTTCGGGGCCGAAGAGGCACTGCAAATGGGCATGGCCGATCACCTTGCTGCTGATGCTGCCGGGCTGGAGACGTTCGAAGCAGGCATCAAAACCGCGGTCACCCGATGTGCACCCGGCGCCAACGCGGTCACAAAGCGTATTCTGCTGGCCACCCAGCGCCTGGAAGGTGAATCCATGCGCGCCCTGGCCGCCGATGGCTTTGCTCATTGCATGCTCGACGACGAAGGCCGGGAAGGCGTTGCCGCCTTCCTTGAAAAGCGCAAGCCAGCCTGGAACACGCAGGCCAAGCCCCCCCTTCTCGATTAG
- a CDS encoding TIGR03084 family metal-binding protein translates to MQTAEDFRQESQALATAIEPLSPQDFCRPTQFKGWTIDDIMGHLHMFNVAAERTLESDAAFQAFFAPILHELNRGKTLLESQGPWLQGLAGPALFEAWTAGAERLADAYGKADPKQRVKWAGPDMSALSSITARQMETWAHGQAVFDVLGLDRAESDRIRNIAHLGVSTFGWTFINRKEPVPEPAPHVVLTGPSGAIWTWNDVQPDNMVRGSAVAFAQVVTQVRNVADTALQVQGVSAQRWMALAQCFAGQPVNPPVPGSRYKAAT, encoded by the coding sequence ATGCAAACAGCCGAAGATTTTCGCCAGGAATCCCAAGCGCTGGCCACCGCCATTGAGCCGCTGAGCCCCCAGGATTTTTGTCGACCCACCCAGTTCAAAGGCTGGACCATTGACGACATCATGGGCCACCTGCACATGTTCAACGTGGCCGCCGAGCGCACACTGGAGAGCGATGCCGCTTTTCAAGCCTTCTTCGCACCCATTCTTCACGAACTCAACAGAGGGAAAACGCTTCTGGAAAGCCAGGGGCCATGGCTGCAGGGTCTGGCAGGGCCCGCTCTCTTTGAAGCTTGGACAGCAGGCGCCGAAAGGCTGGCGGATGCATACGGCAAGGCCGACCCCAAACAGCGGGTGAAATGGGCTGGCCCCGATATGAGCGCACTCTCCAGCATCACAGCCAGACAGATGGAAACCTGGGCTCACGGTCAGGCCGTATTTGATGTGCTGGGGCTGGACCGTGCGGAAAGCGATCGCATCCGCAATATCGCGCACCTTGGCGTCAGCACTTTCGGGTGGACGTTCATCAATCGCAAGGAGCCTGTGCCCGAGCCGGCGCCCCACGTCGTGCTGACTGGGCCATCAGGGGCCATCTGGACCTGGAACGACGTGCAGCCAGACAACATGGTGCGAGGCAGTGCCGTGGCATTTGCACAGGTGGTGACCCAGGTGCGCAACGTGGCCGATACAGCATTGCAAGTGCAAGGTGTCTCTGCACAACGCTGGATGGCCCTGGCACAGTGCTTTGCCGGCCAGCCCGTCAACCCACCTGTACCCGGCAGTCGGTACAAAGCAGCCACCTGA
- a CDS encoding alpha/beta hydrolase, with product MLVFTNRLLKTTARDESALTTQYDPFSDTLNSVKVTAGAKGWKISNPQEGLSDVDALAQLSAVLDGNKPVLLFVHGNNNTPAACFARCRLLEAQYPVSVIGFSWTSEGFLSDGTELPGPKEPPGAFDDPDDNLAAVDTKDSLTVGWIARMAQRYAQAKVNAQHSKDSFARLLRLIAAARLAGMNQKVSLAAHSLGAHLLHYTIDEQDAEASLSAMHNVVLIAGCSGAAKHSAWVGQIHPLLRVYITYTKADSVLFAATLVDGDVKVGTDPGRDRLPGPKFRYVDFEATKIKLGAHSYFVADPGKRLSKQSRLLFSRIFASEVDFTGGIAQRNDVYPMGCSDDDSVCYMGNASLKKDRR from the coding sequence ATGCTGGTGTTTACCAATAGACTGCTGAAAACCACGGCCAGAGATGAGTCGGCGCTGACCACACAATACGACCCGTTTTCCGACACGCTGAACAGCGTGAAAGTGACTGCTGGAGCGAAGGGCTGGAAGATCAGCAATCCGCAGGAGGGTTTGTCCGATGTTGATGCACTGGCGCAGTTGAGCGCTGTATTGGACGGGAACAAGCCGGTGCTTCTCTTCGTGCATGGCAACAACAACACGCCTGCGGCCTGCTTCGCGCGCTGCCGGCTCCTGGAGGCGCAGTATCCGGTTTCTGTGATCGGTTTCTCGTGGACGTCAGAGGGATTTCTCTCAGATGGAACAGAACTGCCGGGCCCGAAAGAACCTCCCGGCGCATTCGATGATCCCGATGACAACCTGGCCGCTGTGGATACGAAAGATTCACTCACGGTCGGCTGGATCGCCCGCATGGCACAGCGGTACGCACAGGCCAAGGTGAACGCCCAGCACAGCAAAGACTCGTTTGCCCGCCTGCTGCGTCTGATCGCTGCGGCTCGCCTTGCCGGCATGAACCAGAAGGTGTCTCTGGCGGCCCACAGTCTGGGCGCCCACCTTCTTCATTACACGATTGATGAACAGGATGCGGAGGCCTCACTGTCGGCCATGCACAACGTGGTGCTGATTGCTGGCTGCAGCGGGGCGGCCAAGCATTCGGCCTGGGTGGGGCAGATTCACCCTTTGCTCCGCGTCTACATCACGTACACAAAGGCCGACTCCGTGCTTTTTGCCGCAACCTTGGTGGACGGCGATGTCAAGGTTGGAACGGATCCGGGCCGCGACCGGTTGCCGGGGCCGAAGTTCCGCTATGTCGACTTCGAGGCGACCAAGATCAAGCTGGGTGCGCACAGTTACTTTGTGGCCGACCCGGGAAAGAGGTTGTCCAAACAGTCCAGGCTTTTGTTTTCGCGAATATTCGCTTCCGAGGTGGACTTTACGGGAGGTATTGCACAACGCAACGATGTGTACCCAATGGGTTGTTCCGATGATGATTCGGTCTGCTACATGGGCAACGCCTCGCTGAAGAAAGATCGACGCTGA
- the eno gene encoding phosphopyruvate hydratase yields the protein MNTQISAVRARQILDSRGRPTVEADVTLADGSFGRASVPSGASTGSAEAHELRDGDATTYAGLGVLKAVAHANSEIAAALAGLDAREQHKVDLAMRSLDGTPQLARLGANAVLAVSIAVARAAAASLRQPLFERVREIAGLSGLSMPVPMVNILSGGLHAGRGMDVQDFLAMPVRATSIADAIHIISRVRNAATEEARARGLPTLLADEGGVSPGLPSGRDALEMMLRITERAGLKPGDDVVIAIDVAAASLQQPDGSYALTREGRTANAVEMTEMLAGWVRDYPVVSIEDGLGEEDWSAWAELTQQVGHRTQLVGDDLFTTHPDRLARGVRERVANGVLVKANQNGTLSGTIDLIAQAKAAGYATIVSARSGETEDAFMSDLAVGSGAGQIKIGSLRTSSTVAKYNQLLRIEEACSAPYAGISALVGRP from the coding sequence ATGAATACCCAAATCAGCGCGGTTCGCGCACGACAAATCCTCGACTCACGCGGCCGCCCCACGGTTGAAGCCGACGTGACGCTGGCCGATGGCAGCTTCGGCCGCGCATCCGTGCCTTCTGGCGCTTCAACCGGCAGCGCCGAAGCGCACGAATTGCGCGACGGTGATGCCACAACCTACGCTGGCCTGGGCGTGCTGAAGGCCGTTGCCCATGCCAACAGCGAAATCGCTGCAGCGCTGGCTGGCCTGGATGCGCGCGAACAGCACAAGGTGGATCTCGCCATGCGCTCACTGGACGGCACGCCGCAACTCGCCCGCCTGGGTGCCAATGCCGTACTGGCGGTATCCATCGCCGTCGCCCGCGCGGCCGCCGCGTCGCTGCGCCAACCCCTGTTCGAACGGGTGCGCGAGATCGCAGGCCTCTCTGGTCTGTCGATGCCCGTGCCAATGGTCAACATCCTGAGCGGCGGCTTGCACGCCGGTCGGGGCATGGACGTCCAGGATTTTCTGGCCATGCCGGTGCGCGCCACCTCCATCGCCGACGCCATCCACATCATCTCGCGGGTGCGCAACGCGGCAACCGAAGAGGCCCGCGCGCGCGGCCTGCCTACCTTGCTGGCCGACGAAGGCGGTGTCAGCCCCGGTCTGCCCAGCGGGCGCGACGCGTTGGAAATGATGCTGCGCATCACCGAACGTGCCGGACTCAAGCCCGGCGACGACGTGGTGATCGCAATCGACGTGGCCGCTGCGTCCTTGCAGCAACCGGACGGAAGTTACGCGCTGACCCGCGAAGGTCGCACGGCCAATGCCGTCGAAATGACAGAAATGCTCGCCGGCTGGGTGCGCGACTACCCCGTGGTTTCCATTGAAGACGGCCTCGGCGAAGAAGACTGGAGCGCCTGGGCGGAGTTGACCCAACAGGTTGGCCATCGGACCCAGCTCGTGGGTGACGACTTGTTCACCACCCACCCCGATCGCCTGGCGCGCGGCGTGCGCGAGCGGGTGGCCAATGGTGTGCTCGTGAAGGCCAATCAGAACGGCACCCTGTCGGGCACCATCGACCTGATTGCGCAAGCCAAGGCCGCGGGCTATGCCACCATCGTTTCAGCCCGCTCCGGCGAGACCGAGGATGCCTTCATGTCCGACCTCGCCGTGGGCAGCGGTGCCGGGCAGATCAAGATTGGCTCACTGCGAACATCCAGCACGGTGGCCAAGTACAACCAGTTGCTGCGCATCGAAGAGGCTTGCTCGGCGCCATACGCTGGTATCTCGGCACTGGTGGGCCGTCCATGA
- a CDS encoding phosphotransferase family protein, whose protein sequence is MSTPALEDFLTRNGLAAEDVSRRWTALTGGVSSDIWRVDLGDGRRLCVKRALAQLKVAADWKAPVSRNAFEWAWIQFASDLLPDAVPQPLAHDEAVGLFAMGFLDPEDHPVWKQQLLDGHVDPCTAAAVGRTLGVLHEASAHRADLASAFDTGESFHALRLEPYLLATALRHPDLSGRLTELVQRTGSQRIALVHGDVSPKNILVGPKGPVLLDAECAWYGDPVFDIAFCLNHLLLKRLPRPECAQALHASFTAFVDGYFSAVSFEDHASLESRAAQLLPALFLARVDGKSPAEYLTLAGDQQRVRDFAIPLIKNSSALLENVAAAWFD, encoded by the coding sequence ATGAGCACGCCAGCCCTTGAAGATTTTTTGACGCGCAACGGTCTCGCCGCCGAAGACGTGTCCCGCCGTTGGACGGCACTCACAGGCGGCGTGTCATCTGATATCTGGCGCGTGGACCTGGGCGACGGCCGCCGTCTGTGCGTCAAGCGGGCACTTGCCCAGCTCAAGGTCGCGGCCGACTGGAAGGCGCCTGTATCGCGCAACGCTTTTGAGTGGGCATGGATCCAGTTCGCTTCTGATCTGTTGCCTGATGCGGTTCCCCAACCGCTCGCGCACGACGAAGCAGTCGGGTTGTTCGCCATGGGATTTCTCGACCCCGAAGACCATCCCGTGTGGAAGCAGCAACTGCTGGACGGCCATGTCGACCCTTGCACGGCAGCCGCCGTGGGCCGCACACTCGGCGTTTTGCATGAGGCAAGTGCCCATCGCGCCGACCTGGCCTCTGCCTTCGACACCGGTGAGAGTTTTCATGCGCTCCGGCTTGAGCCCTACCTGCTCGCCACGGCCCTTCGCCACCCCGACCTGTCGGGCAGGCTGACCGAACTGGTGCAACGCACAGGGTCACAACGCATCGCGCTGGTGCACGGTGACGTCAGTCCGAAAAACATTCTGGTCGGGCCCAAAGGCCCCGTGTTGCTCGATGCCGAATGCGCGTGGTACGGCGACCCGGTATTCGACATCGCCTTCTGCCTCAACCACCTGCTGCTCAAGCGGCTGCCCCGCCCCGAGTGCGCGCAAGCGTTGCATGCGTCGTTCACCGCTTTCGTCGATGGGTACTTCAGCGCTGTCTCATTCGAAGACCACGCCAGCCTGGAGTCGCGCGCCGCACAACTCCTGCCCGCGCTCTTCCTGGCCAGGGTCGATGGCAAGTCTCCAGCTGAGTACCTGACACTGGCAGGTGATCAACAACGCGTTCGCGATTTCGCGATTCCGTTGATCAAAAATTCAAGTGCATTGCTGGAAAACGTTGCTGCAGCCTGGTTTGACTGA